GGTGACGATGAAAGCGTAGCCCCTGGTGGGGTTGGGCCAGAAGTCCACCGCATACACGGCCAGCAGGTTGGGGTGGGAGGCGTAGGTGAAGAGCGCCGCCGCCTCGCGTGCCAGCCGCCGGTAGGCGCTTTCCTCCTCCACGTACGCTTCCTCGGAAAGCTCTTCCTTGGATTGAGTGAGGGGTAGCAGCGCCATCTTCATGGAGTAGGGGCGGCCGTCCCGCTCCACCTTGAAGACGCGGGACGAGCCTCCTCGGCCCAGCACCTGGACGATGTGCCAGGGGCCCACCGTGTCGCCAACCTCGAGGTGGTCTGGGTGCAGGGCCTCCGTGGTCATGGTCGGCCTTCCTAGAGTTCCACTGCGCCAATGACAAGATGCCGTCCGCCGCCCTTCTCCCGCAGCTCGAAGCGGAACACCTCTCCGGCCGCCCAGTAGGGCACCTCCGTCTCTACCACCACCAGGCCGACGTCTCCTGGGGCGAGCTGCGGCCTGTCCATGCGGACGGAGACAACCCGGACGGGCGTGCCGTCCGCCCTGGTGAATCGTGCCTCCCCAACAGTCCACGGCTGTTGTCCGGGCAGGTTGTGCACCCGGATCACGGCCAGCGCCCAGGTGCCTGCCCGGTACCCAGTGCCCTCCTCCTGCTTCATGTCGGCTTGGGGTTGGGAATTCGGAGTGATGTTGATGGGCCGTGCTCGGACGCCCTTCCGGTCCAACCGACCCGACAGCACCAGGTTGGCGGGCTCACCCGCCTCGCACCGGGCCAATGCCGCCTCCAATGCCGCCGGAGAACGTTGCATGCGTGCGATGTCCACCCGGGTGTCCACCTTCGTGGGGTGGGAGGCGAGCGCGAGGACGGCATACGCCGGGGAGGCCCCATCCTTGTAGCGCACCCGTACGCCCAGCCGCTCTCCATCTCCAGGAACCACGAGAGGTTCAAGGAAGAGCGTGCGCTCGCCCACGTCCACCAACCGGAAGCGCGTCCGCTGCCCTTCTACCTCCACCGAGGCCCTGTCGATGGGCGCGTCGAACACCAGGGTGGTGGCGATGCCGGCCGCCACCCGCACCTCCGGCACCGGCTCGCTCGAACTGCTCGGGACGACGACCTGCCGTTCCTGTCGTTCGCGGCCAAGGGGTTGGGGCTGTTGCGCTGCTGCTGCCCTCCCCATCAAGACGAGAGCGAGCGGTAACCACGGGAGAAGTCGTGCCAGGGTGGGATACCTCCAGAGTCCACCCTAGCAGATGTCGAACCCGAGCGGCTCCGGTGCTGGCGGAACACCACGGTCCGGGCACCCAAAGCAGTGCCCAGGCCGTGGCCGGCTTTCTCAGGCGGGAGCAGAGCGCAGGGCTCGAGTGCCCCTCTGGACCCACCACACCACCGCAGCCACCTGGAGGTGGAACCGTGGGAGGTGCTGACGAGAGAGGTAGAAAGCTCGGCACAGCGGCCTCGCCTCAATCGAGCGCCAGCATCTCGCGGACGTTGCCGCGCCAGGGGGCCCGCGTGAAGCGGCGATCCTGGGCATGCACCGTCATGGGCATGCCGTGCTTGGGATTGAGGGTGATCAGCACCTCGCGATCGATGCGGGAGCCGGGCACCAGGGCGAGCCGGTAGCGCTGCAGCATCATGGCCAGCGCCAGCTTGAGCTCCATCATCGCCAGGGTGGCGCCGAGGCAGCGGCGGGGCCCGTTGGCGAACGGGATGTAGGCGTACACGGGCGGATCCAACGTCTTCCAGCGCTCGGGGAGGAAGCGCGCCGGCTCGGGATAGAGCTCCGGCATCCGGTGGGTGACGTAGGGGCTGTAGAGGATCTCCGTGCCCGCGTCGAAGGAGTAGCCACCCATCTCGAACGGGGCCGCCGCCATCCGCTGGCTCAGTGGCACGGGCGTCAGGATCCGCATGCTCTCCTTGATGACCCGGTCCAGCAGCGGCAACTGCTCGAGCTGCTCGAGCGCCGGGGCCTCGCCGCGCAGGGTGCCCTGGAGCTCGTCCACCAGGGCGGCGTGGACGTCGGGGTGCTGATCCAACAGGAACAGGGTCCAGGTGAGCGCGTTCGCGGTGGTCTCGTGGCCCGCGAGGAAGAGGATGGTGATGTGGCCCACCAGCTCCTCGTCGGAGAGCGAGCCGCCGTCCTCGTCCCGGGCCTCGAGCAGCAGCGAGAGCACGTCATGGCCACCGCCGCCGTCGCGCCGCTTTCGGGCGATGATGTCGCGGATGGCCGCCTCTCCCTTCTCGGAGATCCGCATCACCCGGCGGTAGGGCAGCAGTGGCCAGTCGTGCTGGAGCAGCTGCACCGAGGCGCTGCCGAACAAGCGGAACCACTCCGACAGCAGCTCGCCATGGGCGATGCATTCCTGTTCATCCTCCAGGCCGAAGAGGGCCTTCGTCACCACCAGCAGGGTGACGCGCCGCATGTCGGCGGAGAGGTCTCGCGTCTCTCCGGGCCGCCAGCCGTCGAGCATGCGCTGGAACAGGGAGACCATGTCGTCGCGATAGCCCTCCACGCGCTTCTTGTGGAAGGCGGGCAGCATCAGCCGGCGCCCCTTCTTGTGGACCTCGCCATTGGTGGTGCCGAGCCCCGTCCACAGGCGCCGCAGGGACGAGCCCGGGGGCGCGTTCTTCCCCGGCTCGAGCGAGAGGAAGAGGCTCGGGTTGCTGAGGACCTGCTGGACGTACTCGGGACCGAACACGAGGATGCACCGGCCGGAGCCACGGGCCAGGCTGACGAGCGGACCATGGCGTTGCAGCTCGGAGAGCCCGCCGATGAAGTCGCTGAAGAGGCGGAACTGGCTGCCGAACTCGCCGAGCAGTGGCATGGGAGGCGGCCCCGGTGGGGTGCGCTGGATGGGTGTGGGGTGCAAGGTGGGTGTCCTCCGGAAAGGGTCGCGCGCGAAGAGATGCCACACGGCGGTGATTCCCGGGTGACTGTTACGTGCGCGAGGGGCCGTCTCGCTCCGGTCACTCCCGGCGGAGGACGAGCAGGGTAGAGTCCACGCCGTCTCATGAACGTCCGGGAGCCTGGTGTGCCGCGCCTGTTGGCAACAGTGATGGTGGGAGTCCTCGTGCTCGGGGCCGCGGGTTGTGCGCACGAGGCCGGTGCGCTCCCGTCCTCCGGGGAGTCCGTTTCCCAGGGACCGGCCGAGTCTCCCCGGGAGCCGCTCCCCAGCGGGCCGCTCGTCCTCCGGGGCGTGGTGACCTCGGAGGGCAAGCCCGTGGGCGGCGTGACGGTGAGCGCCGTCCCCCATGCCGATGTGCCCCTGTCCGCGCGGGCCTGCTCCTCGGGGGTGCCCGGGATGACGATCCTCGACCCCGGGTGCGGCGCGATGAAGGGGGAGCTGGTGCAGACCGCGGAGTGGCTCGGCCTCAAGGCGCCCATGGCCCGGACCGTGACGGGCGCCGATGGCTGGTTCGAGTTCACCCAGCTCCGGGCGTCCACCTACGATCTCTGGGCCAGTGGCCCACGGGGGACCGCCTTCCTGGCCGCCGTTCCCGCCGGGGCCAACGTGGTCGGGATGGCACTGGAGAAGGGCAGGAACATCCAGGTGGCCGTGGAGGATGGGAGCTCGGGGCGGCCCCTGGCCGGTGCCCGGGTCGCGCTGCTGCCCCAGCTTGGAGGCCAGGCCTTCCTGACGGTCTCGGATGCTGGAGGACTGGCCTCCTTCCCCCCGGTGCCCACGGGCCAGTACCACGTGGTCGCCTCGTTTCCCGGACGCCTCGCGGACGCGGGCCCGGTGGGGGCCGAGGGCACCACCCTTCACCTCTATGTGCCCCGGAGCCTCTCGGGCCGCGTGCTCCGCCCGGGAGGGAACGGCGGGGCCGGTCTCCGCGTCCGGCTCGAGGGGCAGGGGTTGCAAGGGCTCATCCAGACCCGGGACGGGGGAGACTTCCACCTGGCGGGCCTCCCGCCCGGCTCCTACGCCTTGACGGTGCGCGAGGGGCGGGAGCTCGCGATGGCCACGGTCCTCCTCCCCGAGGATCGGGACGTCACGGACGTCCGGCTCGCCCTGGAGCCCTGCGCCGAAGTGGCCGGGCGCGTCACGCGTCCCACCGGCGAGCCCATCCCCCGGGCGGAGGTGGAGCTGCTGCTCGGCCGCGAGGGCACCTGGCGCAAGATGCTCGCCACCAGCTCCTCGGAGGGACGCTTCCGCTTCGAGTGCGTGGAGCAGGGCCAGGTGCGGCTCTCCCTCAAGGCCCGTGGCCACGTCTCCCCAGCCGAGCCCCTCGCTGGAGAGCTGAAGGCGGGAGACACCTTCCCGGCCGACGTCGTCCTCCCTCTGGCGGCACCCGCGAAGGGGCGCATCGTGGATCCGGGAGGACGGGGAGTGGGAGGGGTCCGCATCGTCCTGTCCGCGCTCGACGGACGTGGAGGGGGCAGCGCCACGACGGCCGGGGATGGGAGCTTCGAGGTGGATGGGCTGGCGCCGGGGCGCTATGCGTACGAGCTCTCGCCGGGGGACCGGTTCCAGGCGGCCCGGGGCGAGGTGCGCCTGCCGGCGGCGAACCTGCGCCTCAAACTGCTTCGAGGGCCCCCGGTGGAGGAGCGCCGCCCGTGACACGAGTGGACGAACCGTGCCTGTTCAACCCGGGGCCGCCCTGGTAGATCCATCGGCGACCTTGGGGGGGAGACCCGCCCCGCGCACCCGAGAGGGAGCCTCGTGGCCGAACAAGTACCATTTGGAGCCTTGTCATTCGCAGAGAACCCGGAGCCGCGCTGCCCGTGCGTGCTGCTGCTGGACACCTCCGGGTCCATGAATGGGCGCCCCATCGAGGCGCTCAACGCGGGACTGCTCCAGTACCGTGACGAGCTGGCCGCCGACAGCCTCGCCTCCAAGCGGGTGGAGGTGGCCGTGGTCACCTTTGGGGGCCAGGTGCAGACGCTGCACGACTTCTCCACCGCGGAGGCCTTCTTCCCCACCGCGCTGATGGCCGAGGGCAACACCCCCATGGGTGAGGCCATCCTCCGCGCCACGGACATGCTGTCGGCGCGCAAGAGCCTCTACCGGCAGAACGGCATCCTCTTCTACCGGCCGTGGATCTTCCTCATCACGGATGGAGGCCCCACGGACGCGTGGCAGGCGGCCGCCGAGCGCGTGCGCCAGGGCGAGGCCAGCAAGGCCTTCTCCTTCTTCGCCGTGGGCGTGGAGGGGGCCAACCTGGACGTGCTCAAGCAGATCTGCGTGCGCGAGCCGCTCAAGCTGGACGGGCTGCGCTTCCGCGATTTGTTCCAGTGGCTGTCCAACTCGCAGAAGGCCGTCTCGCGCTCGCAGACGACCGAAGAGGTGCGGCTGGCCAACCCGGCGGCCCCCGGCGGTTGGGCTTCCGTATAGGACGGGGATTGTCGCGATGTGGAGGTTGCTCCAGCAGTCCCTGGAGGGGACCTCGCACCGGCGCTCGGCCACGCCCTGCCAGGACAGCTGCGAGGGGACGGCCACGTGCCCCGGGCAGGAGTCCTTCCTGGTGGTGGCCTGTTCGGACGGTGCGGGCAGTGCCGGGCTGAGCCAGGAGGGCTCGGCGCTGGCGTGCCGGCGTTTCGTGCAGGTGGCCTGTGAGGCGCTCGAGCGCGAGGGCCCGGAGGCCGTGAGGGATCCCGAGCGCATCCGTGACTGGTACCGGCAGGTGCGGCGGGCGCTGGAGGAGGAGGCGGCCCGGCGGGAGGTGCCCTTGCGCGAGCTGTCCTGCACGCTGCTGACGGCGGTGGTGGGCGAGCACACCGCCGTCTTCGCGCAGGTGGGGGACGGCGCCATCGTCGTGCGCGAGGGCGAGGGCTACGTGCCCATCTTCTGGCCGCAGGCGGGCGAGTACGCCAACACCACGTGGTTCGTCACCTCGGCGGACCTGGAGCAGGTGCTGCAGGTGGCGAGCCGGGAGCCGGTGGACGAGGTGGCCCTGTTCACCGACGGCTTGCAGATGCTGGCGCTGCACTTCGCCTCGCGCTCGGTGCACCGTCCCTTCTTCGAGCCGCTGTTCACCGCGCTGCGCGGCGCCGCGAATCCGGAGGATCTGGTGGTGCCGCTGCGCTCGTTCCTGGACTCGCCCGCG
The sequence above is drawn from the Archangium gephyra genome and encodes:
- a CDS encoding cytochrome P450: MHPTPIQRTPPGPPPMPLLGEFGSQFRLFSDFIGGLSELQRHGPLVSLARGSGRCILVFGPEYVQQVLSNPSLFLSLEPGKNAPPGSSLRRLWTGLGTTNGEVHKKGRRLMLPAFHKKRVEGYRDDMVSLFQRMLDGWRPGETRDLSADMRRVTLLVVTKALFGLEDEQECIAHGELLSEWFRLFGSASVQLLQHDWPLLPYRRVMRISEKGEAAIRDIIARKRRDGGGGHDVLSLLLEARDEDGGSLSDEELVGHITILFLAGHETTANALTWTLFLLDQHPDVHAALVDELQGTLRGEAPALEQLEQLPLLDRVIKESMRILTPVPLSQRMAAAPFEMGGYSFDAGTEILYSPYVTHRMPELYPEPARFLPERWKTLDPPVYAYIPFANGPRRCLGATLAMMELKLALAMMLQRYRLALVPGSRIDREVLITLNPKHGMPMTVHAQDRRFTRAPWRGNVREMLALD
- a CDS encoding DUF2381 family protein gives rise to the protein MMGRAAAAQQPQPLGRERQERQVVVPSSSSEPVPEVRVAAGIATTLVFDAPIDRASVEVEGQRTRFRLVDVGERTLFLEPLVVPGDGERLGVRVRYKDGASPAYAVLALASHPTKVDTRVDIARMQRSPAALEAALARCEAGEPANLVLSGRLDRKGVRARPINITPNSQPQADMKQEEGTGYRAGTWALAVIRVHNLPGQQPWTVGEARFTRADGTPVRVVSVRMDRPQLAPGDVGLVVVETEVPYWAAGEVFRFELREKGGGRHLVIGAVEL
- a CDS encoding vWA domain-containing protein; translation: MSFAENPEPRCPCVLLLDTSGSMNGRPIEALNAGLLQYRDELAADSLASKRVEVAVVTFGGQVQTLHDFSTAEAFFPTALMAEGNTPMGEAILRATDMLSARKSLYRQNGILFYRPWIFLITDGGPTDAWQAAAERVRQGEASKAFSFFAVGVEGANLDVLKQICVREPLKLDGLRFRDLFQWLSNSQKAVSRSQTTEEVRLANPAAPGGWASV
- a CDS encoding MSCRAMM family protein; translation: MNVREPGVPRLLATVMVGVLVLGAAGCAHEAGALPSSGESVSQGPAESPREPLPSGPLVLRGVVTSEGKPVGGVTVSAVPHADVPLSARACSSGVPGMTILDPGCGAMKGELVQTAEWLGLKAPMARTVTGADGWFEFTQLRASTYDLWASGPRGTAFLAAVPAGANVVGMALEKGRNIQVAVEDGSSGRPLAGARVALLPQLGGQAFLTVSDAGGLASFPPVPTGQYHVVASFPGRLADAGPVGAEGTTLHLYVPRSLSGRVLRPGGNGGAGLRVRLEGQGLQGLIQTRDGGDFHLAGLPPGSYALTVREGRELAMATVLLPEDRDVTDVRLALEPCAEVAGRVTRPTGEPIPRAEVELLLGREGTWRKMLATSSSEGRFRFECVEQGQVRLSLKARGHVSPAEPLAGELKAGDTFPADVVLPLAAPAKGRIVDPGGRGVGGVRIVLSALDGRGGGSATTAGDGSFEVDGLAPGRYAYELSPGDRFQAARGEVRLPAANLRLKLLRGPPVEERRP
- a CDS encoding PP2C family serine/threonine-protein phosphatase codes for the protein MWRLLQQSLEGTSHRRSATPCQDSCEGTATCPGQESFLVVACSDGAGSAGLSQEGSALACRRFVQVACEALEREGPEAVRDPERIRDWYRQVRRALEEEAARREVPLRELSCTLLTAVVGEHTAVFAQVGDGAIVVREGEGYVPIFWPQAGEYANTTWFVTSADLEQVLQVASREPVDEVALFTDGLQMLALHFASRSVHRPFFEPLFTALRGAANPEDLVVPLRSFLDSPAVNERTDDDKTLVLAVRVGAGAGRASSPEPG